GGCTACCATGAAAGTTGCTTGATATATTTCATGTTGGATATCTCTAACTCCGCTCATATTCCTGTCCCCAGTGATCTACCCATGCAATGGCAGTCTTTAGCCACCAGGTGCTCTTTGCTGTTACGAGATCCAGGTAAGCGCTTTATTGTTCTTTTCTTCGTATAATAGTCATTTACATAAGCATGAGCAACTCACTTGATGTTGCTTCTCTGCTAACATATCGGCACAGTGGACATTTCCTATTGAAAGTCGCAGGTTTGAGTTTTGCTTTGATTTGGGATATTTTCCCCCTCTGGTAATTAATGATTTGTTGGAGAGAAttatgtgagaaagaaagaaagaaagaaagaaagaaagaaagaaagaaagaaagaaagaaagaaagaaaggtgctcactcactcactcactcactcactcactcactcactcactcactcactcactcactcactcactcactcactcactcactcactcactcactcactcactcacgttaATCATTTCAGTACAGGATACGTGTGGGGGGGGAAGATGTTACATAAGCCTTCTGGCCAAACTACTACAATCCAGATTCAATTATCTCGGTCCCTCTATCAATGATATAACTGTTATCTCTATTGATGCATGTATTTATTGTATGTTTGCATGTCAACAACAGCGTCGTTACAGTTTCTGTTGAAGAATTTGCATCAATTGGCAAATCCAACGACTGTCAAAGACTGTCATGGCGCAATGATCAATTTTGAGTAGCTGCACACTGCCCTGCAGGTTTTGTCATTTTTCCATGTAACACGTTGCGTCCTCTGCTAGCAATGTGTCGTTTGTTTTGGTCGAAAGTGCAATTTTGAACCGGTTGAAGGTTTCAACCTTTGCGTCGTGTCTGACCCTATTTTGGggggttttcttttttattgttgCCCACAGGGGGTCGTATCTGCTGTCCCAGCGGCACGGCTGCTCTTCTCTGTCTTCGAGGGCTAACCTCCACGTAGGGGCCCCGCGCAACATCTCGTCATCGGCCTCCCCGCTCAGGCACTCCCGCTACGGCCAGCCTCGCTGTTACCGATCCCACAACCTGGGCCGCGGCCAAAACTCTGCCCTACTGGCCCGAGCCCTGCACAGTTCTGTCGTTTGGCTCCAAGACAGTAAAAATGGGGAGACTAAAACCTCACCTTCTGCTCAAAGTCCGCCGTCGGACGAGAAAAAGGACACGGTGGCCGCCGTTGTCCAAGCGCAAACGCCCGTCGCTGCCGCTCCTGGACCCACGGCGCCGGCCGTGGCCAAGAAGGCTCTGCATCTCAGGATCGTCGACGAGCTGAAGCATTATTACAACGGCTTCCGGTTGCTCGGTATCGACACCACGGTCGCAGGAAGGATGGTGTGGAGTCTGCTGCACGGACACATCCTCACGCGTCGGGAAAGGAGAAGGGTGAGAGTTTACATTTTTGCTCCATTAAAGGCAGCGGCACGGAAATCACCTCAAGTTGAAGACAGTCTGGAGCGTAAAAACACTGGCTGAATTCTGAATGTCAGAATACAACAGCTTCATGGAAAGCGTGACACGTCGGACGAGTCCCTTTTAAGGCTAAGCGAGCGTTGCGTGGATGGAACTTTATGCTGTGGGATATCCTCACGCTTGACGTATGGCATCACGCGAGCCAGCCAGCGCATTATGCACCGGCGCCGCGCTTGAACTATGTTCGGCACTTTGCAGAACTTGCGTACCGGTGCACCTGAAGATGTGAAAGACAAAATAGcacaatgttttcttttggtGTCCACAGCTGATGAGGACGTGCGCCGACCTCTTCCGTCTGGTGCCCTTCATGGTGTTCATCATCGTCCCCTTCATGGAGTTCCTCCTTCCCGTCTTCCTCAAGCTCTTCCCAGAAATGTTGCCCTCCACCTTTGAGACGGAGTCCAAAAAGGCATGTGGGCAtggacacacacgcgtgcacacacacacacgcgtgcacacacacacacgcgtgcacacacacacacacacgggtcaGCGACGGGGTCACACAGATTACGTAACTACAGAAATAGCTGGCGGCATAAGTACGTCTGGCCCGCAAGGCAGCCGAGTGGTCTTATTTTCGTTGGAAGCCACGGCTCATACTTTGAATCTGTTCGTAGCGTCGCCCCGACGACGGTCGTTATTGAGCGTGACTCGGATACGAGGCAGCGGCTTGCCTAGTACGACATGGTACGCAAAGTTTTTAAAACAGAGTTGGAAAGGCTAATAGCAGCGTTTTAACTCGGCCGTGACTTTCAGGATGCTGGCGTAAACATTGTCTGAGTTACTAAGGAGGTTGACGGCATCTCAATGACTTTGGTTTCAATTTCCTTTTGTGCAGGAGGAGAAGCAAAAGAAGGGCCTTGCCGCAAAGCTGGAACTCGCCAAGTTTCTCCAAGAGACCATCGCTGAAATGGCTCGAAGGAACAAGGCCACGGCTCAGAGCGAGGATGAGACTCAGCGCTTCTCCACATACGTTCAGAAGGTAcacgagagagagaaaagacttTGCTCCGTCCGTCATTGGTTTGTGGCACGCCACTTTGAAGTCGTTGGCCGTTTAGCGCTTTGCCACGGCGTGAACGTTTGCGTGTCCCAATCAGGTCCGAGGCACGGGCGAGCAGCCCACCACCAAGGACATTGTTCGCTTTTCAAAGCTGTTTGAGGACGAGCTGACGCTGGAGCACTTGGAGCGCCCCCAGCTGGTGGCTCTGTGCAAACTGCTGGAGCTGCAGCCCATCGGCACCAACAACTTGTTGCGCTTCCAGCTGATGTTGCAACTCCGGACCATCAAGTCAGACGACGAGGTGAGAGGAGGAACGAGAGAGATGGGAGGAACGAGCGAGAGATGGGAGGAACGAGCGAGAGATGGGAGGAACGAGCGAGAGATGGGAGGAACGAGCGAGAGATGGGAGGAACGAGCGAGAGATGGGAGGAACGAGTGAGAGATGGGAGGAACGAGTGAGAGATGGGAGGAACGAGTGAGAGATGGGAGGAACGAGTGAGAGATGGGAGGAACGAGTGAGAGATGGGAGGAATGGCCGCGCCACTCCCTGACTAAACGTTGCGCTCTGCGCTGCTACTCCTCCTTAACAGGCCTTTTCTTTGGGTACAGATGATTGCAGCCGAGGGCGTAGCGGCAATGAGTGTGTCAGAGCTGCAGGCGGCTTGTCGCAGCCGCGGGATGAGATCTCTGGGTCTTACCACGGATCAGCTCCGTCTGCAACTGCAGCAGGTAATTGATGCGAGGATTTTATTGGATGGCCATACGGAGAGCCGCTAAGAACACCACTCTTGTGCCCCCCCCAGTGGCTGGACCTGCACCTGAATGAGAACGTACCTCCgtcgctgctgctgctctcCAGAGCCATGTACCTGACGGACATCAAACCCAAAGCCCCGGTCATTCCGCCTGtgcccaaacttgaggtttgatCAATTCCTGATGGTCTGCAACTCGTTTGGGTGAAACGGCTAGTTCATGCTTTGGCCTACGGCGCAGGAAGTTCGAGTTGACAATTTGGCCGACCAGTTTACGAGCGCTAGTCCAGTTCAACCGTGTAGCGAGCGTTGCGCGCGGTGGGCTTTATTTGAGGTCTGAAACACACCGATTAGAGCAGAGCAGAGGTACGGCAGGGAACCTTAAGTAGTTGCCCTCGAGCCCGGCTATTTGGGACATTCCGTTCAAGACCTTTCCGAGCTAAACGTAAGCCACTGCGGAATTTTAACGGCTGCTAATTTTGCAGAAAAGCACTCCAGCGGAGACTAACGGAGCAAACAGGACCTCGGTCGGCTCGGACCTGCTGTCGGACCCCGCCGTCGTCATCAAAGACAGGCCGGTCGGTACCTTCCGACGGCACTCCACGTTTTGCTATTTGAAATGACTTATCAGTCAGTTGTAGCGTCAAGTCAAGTGAATCCATTTCTAAATGCTCGCTCGCTCATTGTTATGTTGCAGGCTGAGGAGATAAGGAGCAAGGCTCCTATTATGTCAGACAAACCTTTAACTGCTGCCCAAGTCCTTCAGGTGAGTGGAAAGATGGGATCAAATGTCTTGCCATGTTACCATACAATTTGAACTCAAACTGGCTCACTCTTTTGAGCAAATAAATATTCACTCATTTTGTTGGAAGGACAAAGCAGTCAAGCAGCTTTTCTATTCAGTCAGTCCATCCAGGCTTTGGCCTTTGACATTTACTATTCATTTCAAAAACAAACGTTGGTCGTTGAGTGAGCGTACTGGTGTCACAAAAGCACCAGCACCCATGTCGTAAAATGGTTCAATGTAAACTTTGATCAGCGCGCGAGCTCTTCAAATAGCGGCTATTCATAGAGCTATCGCCGTCACCCACACCCGCTCGAAAGGTGAAGTCACTTTTAACTGCGATGCCGTCACAAACCACGAGAGCCGCTCTTTCGAAAATGGACTTGCGCTCTGAATCCTTTTATCCGTTAGCTTGTCTTTCGGTAATGTTTACGTCAAGGTCACGGAACGTCTGTTGATTTAAATTTGGGGTTGTTACAGTAGCTGAggttttttccctctctctccctctctctctctctctctctctccgcctCCCTCTGGCAGGCTAAAGCAGCAACCGAAGTGTCCCAGAAGAGTAAGATGAGCGCCAACGGTGTGTAAAGAGGAGCGCTCGCGTCTGGACTCAACAGGGGAAATGAATCTAGGCAGCCCAGAGCCATTGACAAGCGACAAGCTATCCATTTGTTTCCATCTTTCTCGTGCCTAATTGAGCCGAGGGAGGGCCGCTGAAGATGTTACCTGCAGATGGCGCTCTGGATTCCAGATCTGCTTTCttagccccccccctccataaCTCCCCGTTGCCGGCTTTCACTTACTTGCAGTTGCAGGTTCTAGACCTCCAATTTGTGCCGGTGGCAACACTCTCCAAATTCCAGCCGGCGCAGCCTCAACGGGTGCCTCCCTCTTGTTGGATTCCTCCTCCTGTAAATTTGTAAATGTTGTGTATATCGTCATTGGTGTCTTACGTTAGCAGCAGCAGCGTTGTACGGTTTGCTATGCAAACTCGAGACCTGATCAAAGCTCCCATTGTATGCCCGTTGGTTGCTCCTGTTCAACACGAAACAGAGATACTTAACACGTCCGGCCGGCTCTATCCTTTTCCCCGCGAATCGGACCATGTATTGATCTGCAGGTTCCACGGGTTGTATTGATCAAAAAAACTGTTGAGGGCGTTCACTCCTTTCACGCAGACAAGACTGAGGCAAACTAATCTGCCTTACTTCATGTGATTATACCACAATGTAAAGTTTTGTTTAAAATGGAGAGAGAGGCTGAAGTGAATATATTTGATgttattcagaaaaaaaatctatttatagATCTCAAAACTCCAAATATtaaagcattattttttttaatatgcttTCAAACCATGTTCAAATGTCCCAATGCGTTGACCTTAAAAATAAAACCCTAATGTTACGCAAAGTCTACTTCATAGTGTACTGTATTTATTGGATTTGATCAGGTTTAGTCACCCAAGTCGATAGATATCATTGGATGGATTTTCTGTTTATCCGTGGGCTCGTGCCGTACATGAATTGCATTATTGTTGTAACTCTCTTCGGAGCGCTCGctcatttgcacctttgaagccTTGCACAAGAGCTATGGTTTGGCCATGTCATGCAGttcttaaataaaaaacaacaactcagaaacagtttcaaAACATCTCACAAAGTCCCATCGTTTTATGGTAACTATTTTTACAATAGTTGAGTCATCGTTTTTTTCATAGTATAGTCCTCTGGGGAATGAAAATCATCCAAAATTCAttgaaaaggcacaaatggCTTGTGATCAGAAATTGGAATGATTGAGAGAATATATTGTTTGTTTATATTGCAGATTTGGTCTGTCATTCGGAGTGGATGTGGATTTCAGAAAAAGTTTGATTTGCTGAACTAAGAGAGACTTGTCAAGTTGATACGATGCTCCAAGTTGATCTcttcattccccccccccccccccccccccccatttaaacTTGGTAGTACTATGTACTGCTTGATTAAAGTGTACGATTATGGTAACAGTTTGAACCCCATGTTCATGTTATGTTTCATCTCTTTGGTTTAATGGCATTTCGACCGCTCCTGCATTGGAAATAAACAAATGTACTCCCAGTTATGAAGTTGTTGGTTTTTTCGCACAAATCCATGCTATAGATTCGTGCTTGCAGTTTTTGCGAAATATGTCAACTATAGAGATGGTTCTTAtgaccgtttaaaaaaaaaaaagacaaattcctGCTTTATAatataaatgtaataaaaaaaaagaaaaaaaagtaatacacTTACCGTAAACTTTAGGGATTTCAAAGTTGTACTCAAgaacagtggtccccaacctttgttGCGCCACAGACCGGttgcgtgtcagaaatattttcgcgtacCGGCCTTTCTATAAATCCATCCTacatttttataaataaatcatacatttataataaatacgaTGATatcaaatgatacgactggcatcaaaacaagtataaacgacatgcAAATTAATACTCACCATTCCGTTGAAtgagtgggagcactgagctggCCGGccggtaatcggagacaatgacaccccaAGTAatcgtggttaaggtttgtcttggaATCCAGGATGCTTGCTCTCCATGTGCCCAAGCACTTTGGAAGGCTTCAAACAGCTCTATTTCTTGCTCACATTTGCTTACTGAGGtggcatgtcacgtgaccgagacgagcgtcttggcCTGAATTAAGGTCAATTCAAGAGACACAGCTGCACCGACgactgtaattgggagagaatcgccacatttttcaaaatcaattcttactcattttttgctagctcgactggggaaacatgtcacgtgaccgggacgagcgtcttgacctgaattaattgatcgttgattaaaaaaaaaaaaaaaaaaaaaaaaaagggttttttttcctgtgcggcttggcggcccggtaccaagtgacccacggaccggtccgcggaccgggggttggggacccctgctcAAGAACACTGCTCTGGGAGAGAAAGCATTTTGGGAAACAGTTTGGATTTGGTTTGAATTTAATGACTGAAATGGAGCGCAAAGCCAAAGCTGGCAGGtccggccgggccgggccgggccgggcccgtCAACGGCACACTAAACAACGACAGGTCAAGTCCGACACAAAAGAAAGAGTAAGGCTGCGATCTTCCAAAACAAACAATATCAACCACATTCTTTAGGAAAATTCAACCTTACATCACGACTGCAAaaaaagccagccagccagccagtctaTGAGTGAcaagcttcttcttcttcttctttttttaacatCTAGCAACAAGATAAATGGAGGGTGTGGACCCTCACAGTGCGGCTACCTACTGTATGTGTGGCTCCATGTTAACAAAAGTGTACCTTTGAGTCAGATAAATACATATTCGCTCTAAATTTCGGCCTTTAGCGTGACTGCATCCAGCTCTGGCGTTTCATTCAGCTTGCTTCAaaagggtgagtgagtgagggcgggcgggtgagtgagtgagggcgggcgggcgagtgagtgagggcgggcgggcgagcgagtGAGGGCGGTCAGGCGGATCTGCGTGTTTTGTTTATAAAATAGATGGACCGGCAGTCTCTTAAAATGAAACAATGATCCTAAAATATTTACACATCTACACACAGAACAAGCTGCTTGTTTGCAACTTTTCAAGCAGATGGGCAAACAATGGGGCTTGCGGGTATCAGTGCAAAGGACAAATCAAGTTTAAAACATCCAAATCAAGTCTTAAAAACAAAACTTCACGGCCAGGTAAAATTGAAGCTCGTTTCACCATTGAGACATCCATATAAATAGAGATGAAGAAATCAGTTTCAGGACAGTAGCAAATGAATCGAAATCAACACGGCATGCTTTCATCGGCTAGACCCACATCCAGTTGGCTTGCTGGTTTTGCCATTCCGTTTGGCTTAAAAGTATCAACTGAGTCACCTTGCTAaaatgaacatttaaaaaaaaaaaaaaggggggggggggggggggggggtgacaaagaaaataaaaacatcaaaaGGCCCAACATGGCTTCAAGTCAAGGTGTCCCGGCTTTGGCTTGAAACGTCAGCCCGGACACGAGTACTAGAACCTTCCTTCTGTGCGGCCGCTGCTCACTCCACCGGGCTCTTCCTGTGACTGGGGCGCCCCAAATTGCGGGTAGCTAAACTACCTAAACCACAAGCAGACGCAAACATTTTTCAAACGCTTTACAATGTTCCCGATTTGACGCGCGTACCTGCTTGTGGACTTAGCATCACATGTTGAGGccttttcttctcctcctcttttAACAGTGAACTCTGGAATTTCAACCCAAGTGTAAAAACAGTGTCCCGCATGGCATTCATTGACTTCCAATGCAATTCGTACTTGTTTCTCTCTGAAATTCCTCAAGAGGcccgatgaggaggaggaggaggaggagggagggaagtTTTCCATTTTCATATTTCCTGCCCGACGAGATAGGAAAGAAGCAGAAAACCACAACTGTCAGTGACATGAAGACGCAATTTGTTTGGTTGAAGTGAACACCTCTGTAGAGCTGGCAGTCCTTCTTGATGTGAGCGCTGGAGCCACACAGGAAGCAGCAGCGCGGCTCGGGAGCCTCGCGCCACCGCCAGTGCTCGCTTTTGTGTCTGGACGCCGGGTCCTCGGCCGCGTCCGCTCGCTCAAGCGTGTTGTCGGGCCTTCTGTCCGAGTCGTGCCTGTGCCTGGACCTGCAAGGAAACGGCGGTGTAGCGCTCCTTTGGGTTCCCAGCTTGCCgggccggcgggcgggcgggcgggcgacacTCACTTCCTGCGCATGGGGCAGTCTTTCATGAAGTGACCGATCTTGCCGCAGATACGGCAGCAACGGTCGTTGGGGGCCACTTCTCCTTCGGTCAGGACTTGTGGGTCGAAAAAGTACTCCTGGGGATCACACGGACAAATTGCGCGGCCAGACAGCAAATTCGACTTAGCTTCACGTCTCTGCACTTGAACCCAAAAATATCTTTTGAATCACAAGTGACAGAAGAAAGACACAAGTCTTTGCCCAAAGCTAAAACTGTCACCAAAGTGGCCTTGATCTTCTGCGCGCAAGTCATAGGCAGAGATGACGTTTTGATTTTGCTCTTTCGAGGACGATCACaatcacaaacacaaacaccaaCCGTCTGACGAGGGTACTCGGGCGGAAAGGCCCGGACAGGGGTGCCGAACACAGTTCTGCCATTGATGAAGGCCTTCATGATGAAATTGGTCACTGCATtggtaaaaatgaaaaagacaaaGTCAAGCGAGACCTATTGGAGCGACAACGTGAACAAAGCATGAGAACGGAGCTTTTACTTTTCCTGGACAGACCGGCACCCAGATTGTGATTGAGGTCAAACGGATCTGCGGTGCAAAGCAAAAAAGTTGACGGTCAACAAACGGCGCCAAAGTCAACCTTTTGTTAACACTTCCTTCCCGGCTGCTCTGCGGCACCTTCGATGACGATGTATTTGGACGTCCACTGCTTGTTGAAGGTGGTGAGCCGGGCTTTCTGCCGGGTGCACACCACGTGCTCTTTAAAATCAAAGTCCTCCGTGTAGAAGCGGAGGAGGCCCAGCCACAGTTGGCCCACAGTCTCGGTGTTCTTTCCGTACTGCGGCCAGCGACTAGGCTGCGGGTGGAGCAAGCGTGGGCTGTCAGcgaggcggggcggggcgggacggGACGCGACGCGACGCAGACACGAGCCAGCCCGCCTAAGATACCACCGACCAGTGCTTTTAAGTCATCAAAGAAATACACGTTCCAGCCGTCGGCCAACACCTCCGGCTTCTCGTCACCGTCGTACagctgcaaaacacacacaggtgagtgaagtggttttgatttctttcctttcttcccGATTCATTTTGTTGCAAGGTACCTCCTGGAGCACGGGTATAACAGGTGGTTCCCTCTGCTGAAGGAAGAAGAGAACCATGAGGGTGTAGGCGTAAGACGAGAGACTGCCGCGCGAAGCGTCGCCGATGTCGCAAATCTGGAACGGGAGCCCAATGACGAGGAAGCAGCGAGCATCTTCAACCGCAGCCGGCCGGCGGGCAGGCATACGCACCTTGGCAAACACCTTCATGACGTAGCACAGGATCTTCACTCTCCTGTCGACGGCGGCGTATAACGCCAGCAGGCGCGTGTTGTGCAGAGCCTCggggtgaaagaaagaaagccggccggccggccagccagcctcaAATTGCGTGTCCTTTACACTTGAGTGGGAAACAAATTGCTGTGAACTGCCTACCAGTCTGTTGTAAAGGCTTATGTCTCCCTCCAGACCCGTGCGGACGTGGTAGAACTTCACAATGGGCACTTTGGCGGTGGTAATTGGCAGGATGTTCCTCAAATCTGAGGACAGACGAGATGATGAGGCACAACAAAAGAACAACCCGCAATGGATCAAATGCTTTTTACCTGGATGTTTCCTGAGGAGCTTTGCCAGACGCTCGATCACATTGATGCAGTCAACATCCTGAGGAGGAGCGTCTTTACTTTACGCTCAATACAGCACGGTCATTTTTCAACTATAGCTTTTGGCGGCCGCACAATTCACACTGCTCTTAACAGTTGGTGAGATGGGTGGGATAGGTTTACAATCAACGATTCCATCAACCACCGATTCATCCGATACAATTTGATTTGCATAAAGTGTATCCAAAAGACATTTCCCCCGATTAGACTGTTTTTGAATCAATGATTTGGTCGGCTTGGTATTATTtcgtgattaaaaaaacaattcaacaACAGTGGAGCAATTTCACACAGGAAagattgatgatgatgacgacgagagTGATCATTATAACGCTGATGTGAAACGTTGATACCGTTTCATGGCTGACACTTTTCCAAGCACAGCATGTAAATATGACACCAAGATGACATACGTCAATGTTGTCCTGGCCCTCTCGCACCATACAGATGTCCAGGTCACTCTGTCGGAAGCCAAAACCATTTTTGGAAGAGCCAAACAGCTGCAGACGTGCACCTGTCCACAAAATAAACAGTTGAAGTAGGATTCAAGTCGACATTGAAACGCTGCTCACGGTCGACTTCACCAGGGAACTGTCGCCTGACAAAGATCTCCAGATCTTGCAGGATGCGCTCTCTGACGGCCACTTCCAAGTCATCCGGGGCAAAGTCCACTGGAAAGACAGCGGTTTCATCTCTCACCGGTCAAGTCGGCGATGACGAGCCCAGAGTGCGCGTGCGTGTcgagcgcgtgtgcgtgcgcgcgtgcgtgcgcgctcaCCAAAGCACTGCTCACACACTAGGTCCAGCACGCTGAGAAAGTCGGCCGTCATCGGGGGCAACGGCTGCAACTCCACCTTTTTGAAATCCTCTGGACAATCCTTCTTCAAGTGGCCGTCGCGCTTGCACAAGCTGCACACGACCATGTGTGTCTGAAagcaatcatcatcatcatcatcatcatcatcatcatcttcatcttcaTAACCATAACCAACCTTTCCTCTGGTGAAAGCATGCTTGCTGAATTGGTATGACTTTGTGCTCTGCGTGTGGACTTTATTTTCCGGGAGCTCATTTTCAACAGTGTCCCGTTGGCACGCAGGTGAGGCCACAGCGGGCGCCAGCTCTTCCTCCTCTGAAGCAGGAGTGTCCAAATCCGGAGGTTCCTCATCAGACAAAAGCTCCTCCCCCGAGATCTCGTCCACGGGGAaaatctcctcatcctccgtggTGAagctgtccaagtgacgtctggCGCCGTGCGCCCGGGCGTCGtcgtcctcttcttcctcgGAGAAGCTGCTTTTGCCCAAGTCCGCCTTTTCCTTCTCCCCTTCTGAGTCGCTGCCTTCTTCaatttcctcctcttcctcgacgATGCAGTCGGAATCTTCGGGGCCGTTTTGGGCGTCGATGCTCAGCTGACTCAAGTCGGCGCCGGCGCCCGCCTCCCCCTCAGACGGAGCTACCGCTTTGCCATGGGCGCCCCCCGCCGTGTCGAGGGGCAGCGCAAAGTACTTGTAGGTTGTTTTGAGGCAATGGAGGATGTAGTCGTACATTTGCTGGCTGTTGACAGAGCGCGCCACGTTCCTCTTGACGGCAAACGGGTCTGGAAAAGCCACAACCGAGCGAGCGTTTGCTACGGGCCACGTACGCAATCGTGCAAATCCTCGTTACCCTCCACGGCGATGCGTTTCTTGGGCCAGTCTTTCAACTCCCGAGAGAGGACGGCGCCGGTCCGTACGCCGATGACGTTGTCGGCCATGTTGAACTCCAGCGAATAGAAACGGAGCATTTCCACCCAGAGCGCGCCCATCTCCGCAGGGGGGCCAGGGCTTTGGAACACCAGCGGAACCTAAACAAATTCAGACGTTGAATTGTGGTAAgtactgctaaaaaaaaaaaaaaaaaaaagccatcaaTTCCACCCAATGTCTCCCGTGATTGATGAATGAATGGGGCAATTGAGTTGTGACTCTCTGTTACCTTTCCCCTCACGCAAGAGCCCTCCGCTGGCTGCGGCGCGTCCTTGCTGGAACAAGTCCACTGCAAGTGTCCATcctccacacacacaaggtTGAAGTCTGAAAGCTTGCTCAGCGAAAAGGTCTTGAtctgaaaaagaagaaaaaagacgcGCCGTCAGAACGGAGTGTGCAAATCGAAGCGGACTCAAAGCCAACCACAAACCGCTTGATTGAGATACGTTGGCAAGAGGGCTTCCTTGCGCTGTTGTAGAAAGAAGATGACCATGAGGGCAAAGACGTACGGGGGTAGGCCACCCTCCTCCGCACGGTCAATTTGACAGATCTAAAACAAAGACAACATTTAGCGCTCTCCTTTTGGGAAAAGGACCATCGGTCTGGAGAGCGTTCGTCACCTTCGCCCATCGTCGCAGTCCAAGAACCAGCGGCGGGAGGAGCTGCTCCCGCTTGGCGAGGGAAGCCAGATAAGCCGTGGTTTGGAAcgcattttcattcccggcgCTCACTTTGCAGAGAAGACCACTGTGAAGAGAAGGGGGAAAAACAGCCCAACGTCATTGGCGAGTTTGGGGCAAAGTCAACTCCATGCTTCTTTGCCCTTGAACAGCTGGCAGTGCTAAGCGGTGCTAAGCGGTGCTAAGCGGTGCTAAGCAGTGCTAAGCGGTGCTAAGCAGTGctaagcacgcacgcacgcacgcacctctTCTTTTCTTTGCACATCACCACGGGCACACGAGCATGAAAATCAGCTTCCAGATCAACAAAAAGAGCTGAGGACAGAAAAAGAAAGAGCGTCACTCGCATACCATTTGTGTTGCGCTCAACCAACCAAAGGACAAGGTGACTCACGGCTCCCGGCCAGGCACTCCTTGACCGACAACAGGACATCTGGCTGATGCATCTGCAAAGACGTTCCATTTCAAAGCCGTAGACGTCATATGAAAAGAGTATCAACGAGTATGGGCGTGCGTGGGGCTACTCACGTGAGGCGGATACCGGATGTCCACGTTGACATCGGAATCCTTGAATCCAAACTTGGTGCAAGATGATCCGTACAAGCGAAGC
This portion of the Syngnathus scovelli strain Florida chromosome 3, RoL_Ssco_1.2, whole genome shotgun sequence genome encodes:
- the LOC125993780 gene encoding terminal uridylyltransferase 7 isoform X2; the protein is MMENSDRHNWARPGSWGAASDGRRNQEHNRGQPFRMDGKKNQGGPYWSSPNRGGLGPLAYSPGAFRGGHSPLQRDDPHRFWSPENSGGTREETWREHMQQQWGKGVRDGGPYEDRDTWRRDTSDGGNAGRRRRPRHKRRNFAEEDQDLASEESSLSAKDLQALRQAEMRLGKDGIHKKKSNNKPNALYTCTLCDVLLDSVSDANRHVRDKRHKRRLREKKEHTMLTEILPPGPEHVGALTAALEAVVSQHGMDDGDVETRRGVVSLMQDLLLSVLPEIRLRLYGSSCTKFGFKDSDVNVDIRYPPHMHQPDVLLSVKECLAGSPLFVDLEADFHARVPVVMCKEKKSGLLCKVSAGNENAFQTTAYLASLAKREQLLPPLVLGLRRWAKICQIDRAEEGGLPPYVFALMVIFFLQQRKEALLPTYLNQAIKTFSLSKLSDFNLVCVEDGHLQWTCSSKDAPQPAEGSCVRGKVPLVFQSPGPPAEMGALWVEMLRFYSLEFNMADNVIGVRTGAVLSRELKDWPKKRIAVEDPFAVKRNVARSVNSQQMYDYILHCLKTTYKYFALPLDTAGGAHGKAVAPSEGEAGAGADLSQLSIDAQNGPEDSDCIVEEEEEIEEGSDSEGEKEKADLGKSSFSEEEEDDDARAHGARRHLDSFTTEDEEIFPVDEISGEELLSDEEPPDLDTPASEEEELAPAVASPACQRDTVENELPENKVHTQSTKSYQFSKHAFTRGKTHMVVCSLCKRDGHLKKDCPEDFKKVELQPLPPMTADFLSVLDLVCEQCFVDFAPDDLEVAVRERILQDLEIFVRRQFPGARLQLFGSSKNGFGFRQSDLDICMVREGQDNIDDVDCINVIERLAKLLRKHPDLRNILPITTAKVPIVKFYHVRTGLEGDISLYNRLVGSSQQFVSHSSVKDTQFEAGWPAGRLSFFHPEALHNTRLLALYAAVDRRVKILCYVMKVFAKQREPPVIPVLQELYDGDEKPEVLADGWNVYFFDDLKALPSRWPQYGKNTETVGQLWLGLLRFYTEDFDFKEHVVCTRQKARLTTFNKQWTSKYIVIEDPFDLNHNLGAGLSRKMTNFIMKAFINGRTVFGTPVRAFPPEYPRQTEYFFDPQVLTEGEVAPNDRCCRICGKIGHFMKDCPMRRKSRHRHDSDRRPDNTLERADAAEDPASRHKSEHWRWREAPEPRCCFLCGSSAHIKKDCQLYRGNMKMENFPPSSSSSSSSGLLRNFREKQSSLLKEEEKKRPQHVMLSPQAGSLATRNLGRPSHRKSPVE